In Streptomyces sp. NBC_01551, one DNA window encodes the following:
- a CDS encoding adenosine deaminase, whose protein sequence is MPDLTPFIAGLPKAELHVHHVGSASPRIVAELAARHPDSKVPTDPEALADYFTFTDFAHFIDVYLSVVDLVRTPDDVRTLTFEVARDMARQNIRYAELTITPYSSTRRGIDEKAFMEAIEDARKAAETELGVILRWCFDIPGEAGLEAAAETARLAVDLRPEGLVSFGLGGPEIGVPRPQFKPYFDAARAAGLHSVPHAGETTGPETIWDSIRDLGAERIGHGTSATQDPELLAYLAEHRIALEVCPTSNIATRAVTDLDRHPVKEMVAAGVLVTINSDDPPMFGSDLNNEYAVAARLLDLDERGLAQLAKNAVEASFLDEAGKARISAEIDTYTAAWLAR, encoded by the coding sequence ATGCCCGACCTGACCCCCTTCATCGCGGGGCTGCCCAAGGCCGAACTCCACGTCCACCACGTCGGCTCGGCTTCCCCGCGCATCGTGGCCGAACTCGCCGCCCGCCACCCCGACTCGAAGGTCCCCACCGACCCCGAGGCGCTCGCCGACTACTTCACCTTCACCGACTTCGCGCACTTCATCGATGTCTACCTCTCGGTCGTCGACCTGGTCCGCACTCCGGACGACGTCCGCACGCTCACCTTCGAAGTCGCCCGCGACATGGCCCGGCAGAACATCCGCTACGCCGAGCTGACCATCACCCCGTACTCCTCCACCCGCCGCGGCATCGACGAGAAGGCCTTCATGGAGGCCATCGAGGACGCCCGCAAGGCCGCCGAGACCGAGCTCGGCGTCATCCTGCGCTGGTGCTTCGACATCCCCGGCGAGGCCGGCCTGGAGGCCGCCGCCGAGACCGCGCGCCTCGCCGTCGACCTGCGCCCCGAGGGCCTGGTCTCCTTCGGCCTCGGCGGCCCCGAGATCGGTGTGCCGCGCCCGCAGTTCAAGCCGTACTTCGACGCCGCCCGCGCCGCCGGCCTGCACAGCGTCCCGCACGCCGGCGAGACCACCGGCCCGGAGACGATCTGGGACTCGATCCGGGACCTCGGCGCCGAGCGCATCGGCCACGGCACCAGCGCCACGCAGGACCCGGAGCTGCTCGCCTACCTCGCCGAGCACCGGATCGCGCTGGAGGTCTGCCCGACCTCGAACATCGCCACCCGCGCGGTGACCGACCTGGACCGGCACCCGGTCAAGGAGATGGTCGCGGCGGGCGTGCTCGTCACCATCAACAGCGACGACCCGCCGATGTTCGGCTCCGACCTCAACAACGAGTACGCGGTGGCCGCCCGGCTCCTCGACCTCGACGAGCGGGGGCTGGCGCAGCTGGCGAAGAACGCCGTCGAGGCCTCCTTCCTGGACGAGGCCGGCAAGGCGAGGATCAGCGCCGAGATCGACACGTACACCGCCGCCTGGCTGGCGCGCTGA
- a CDS encoding sensor histidine kinase: MRAWGERIRRADPRWRDLGLTLLVQVATTIPFVVPRDPLDSPATWPAYLLTTLGNVPLVWRRRAPVAAIFGMVAAGSVYTLALDGPGQPLPYAPLIGVYTMALLCPVRVRVAMGVTLTGLILASVAFNTGTARELLFALFVFAAAYALGRLQHTRQAYTAAIEARAAELERANRIEAEQAAARERARIAREMHDILSHAVSIMIVQAEAGPVAVRRAPERAEAAFDAIADTGRDAMAQLRTMLGVLRTDGAAPASPRGPQPGVEELTGLLERVRGSGLTVSYDRTGAVRALPAALEATVHRVVQEALTNVVKHAGASEVTVRLEYGERALAVSVVDDGRGPGGSSGGHGLIGIRERAAAHGGTAECGPGPGGAGFAVRVVLVTSPLEVGN; the protein is encoded by the coding sequence ATGCGCGCCTGGGGGGAGCGGATCCGGCGGGCCGATCCGCGCTGGCGGGACCTGGGGCTGACGCTGCTGGTGCAGGTGGCGACGACGATCCCGTTCGTCGTGCCCCGCGATCCGCTGGACTCTCCGGCCACCTGGCCGGCGTACCTGCTGACCACGCTGGGCAACGTGCCGCTGGTGTGGCGGCGGCGGGCGCCCGTGGCGGCGATCTTCGGGATGGTCGCGGCCGGCTCGGTCTACACGCTGGCGCTGGACGGACCCGGGCAGCCGCTGCCGTACGCCCCGCTGATCGGCGTGTACACGATGGCGCTGCTGTGCCCGGTGCGGGTGCGGGTCGCCATGGGCGTGACGCTGACCGGGCTGATCCTGGCGTCGGTGGCGTTCAACACCGGGACGGCCCGTGAGCTGCTGTTCGCGCTGTTCGTCTTCGCGGCGGCGTACGCGCTGGGGCGGCTGCAGCACACCCGGCAGGCCTACACGGCGGCCATCGAGGCGCGGGCCGCCGAGCTGGAGCGGGCGAACCGGATCGAGGCGGAGCAGGCGGCGGCGCGCGAACGGGCCCGGATCGCGCGGGAGATGCACGACATCCTCTCGCACGCCGTCAGCATCATGATCGTGCAGGCGGAGGCCGGACCGGTGGCGGTGCGCCGGGCTCCCGAGCGGGCCGAGGCCGCGTTCGACGCGATCGCGGACACGGGGCGGGACGCGATGGCGCAGCTGCGGACGATGCTGGGGGTGCTGCGGACGGACGGCGCCGCTCCGGCCTCCCCGCGCGGGCCGCAGCCGGGTGTCGAGGAGCTGACGGGGCTGCTGGAGCGGGTCCGGGGCAGCGGGCTGACGGTGTCGTACGACCGGACGGGCGCGGTGCGCGCGCTGCCGGCGGCGCTGGAGGCCACGGTGCACCGGGTGGTGCAGGAGGCGCTGACGAACGTGGTGAAGCACGCCGGGGCCTCGGAGGTGACGGTCCGGCTGGAGTACGGGGAGCGGGCGCTGGCGGTGTCGGTCGTGGACGACGGGCGGGGGCCCGGGGGTTCCTCGGGCGGCCACGGGCTGATCGGGATCCGGGAGCGCGCTGCGGCCCACGGCGGGACGGCGGAGTGCGGGCCGGGGCCCGGCGGCGCGGGGTTCGCGGTGCGGGTGGTGCTTGTAACCTCGCCGCTGGAGGTGGGGAATTGA
- a CDS encoding NADAR family protein — protein MEMIDGLIRQVSSGERVKFLPFWGHRPRLDGSLGPSCLSQWWPSAFTVGDVRYATAEHWMMAGKARLFGDAEAERAALEATSPAAAKQAGRLVRGFDDAMWERERFALVVEGSVHKFGSDPALRGYLLGTGNRVLVEASPMDRIWGIGLAADDERALDPARWRGLNLLGFALMEARERLRSGADAAARD, from the coding sequence ATGGAAATGATCGATGGCTTGATCAGGCAGGTCAGCAGCGGTGAGCGGGTGAAGTTCCTGCCGTTCTGGGGGCACCGGCCGCGGCTCGACGGGTCGCTCGGGCCGAGCTGTCTGAGCCAGTGGTGGCCGTCCGCCTTCACTGTGGGTGACGTCCGGTACGCGACGGCGGAGCACTGGATGATGGCGGGCAAGGCCCGGCTGTTCGGGGACGCCGAGGCGGAGCGCGCCGCGCTGGAAGCGACGAGCCCGGCGGCGGCGAAGCAGGCCGGGCGCCTGGTGCGCGGCTTCGACGACGCGATGTGGGAGCGCGAGCGGTTCGCCCTGGTGGTGGAGGGCAGCGTCCACAAGTTCGGCTCCGACCCGGCGCTGCGGGGGTACCTGCTGGGCACCGGGAACCGGGTGCTGGTGGAGGCGAGCCCGATGGACCGGATCTGGGGCATCGGCCTCGCCGCCGACGACGAGCGCGCCCTGGACCCGGCGCGCTGGCGCGGGCTGAACCTGCTGGGCTTCGCCCTGATGGAGGCCCGCGAGCGGCTGCGGTCGGGCGCGGACGCGGCGGCGCGGGACTGA
- a CDS encoding gamma-aminobutyraldehyde dehydrogenase, giving the protein MGNRFQVKDRFADGAQYIDGRLTSGTSGRSHTVIDPATGDEVLTYELASTADVDEAVAAAKRAFPGWSGATPGERSDALHRLAAVLAEQAEDFAYAESLQCGKPIKLSTEFDVPGTIDNTAFFAGAARHLQGQAAAEYSGDHTSYVRREAIGVVGSIAPWNYPLQMAAWKILPAIAAGNTIVLKPAELTPLTSLMFAQAAKDAGLPDGVINIVTGAGREAGEHLVGHPDVVMTSFTGSTAVGKRVAEIATATVKRLHLELGGKAPFLVFDDADLEAAAHGAVAASLINTGQDCTAATRAYVQRPLHDAFVARVAELMETVRLGDPFAATTDLGPLVSHAQRDRVAGFVERARAYATVVCGGEVPGGELAEGAYFRPTLIAGAAQDSEVVQSEIFGPVLVVLPFDTDDEGIALANDTPYGLAASAWSRDLYRANRATREIKAGCVWINDHIPIISEMPHGGYKASGFGKDMSAYSFEEYTQVKHVMFDNTAVAEKDWHRTIFGDRT; this is encoded by the coding sequence ATGGGTAACCGCTTCCAGGTTAAGGACCGCTTCGCAGACGGCGCGCAGTACATCGACGGACGACTCACGTCCGGCACCTCGGGCCGGTCACACACGGTCATCGACCCGGCGACCGGCGACGAGGTCCTCACCTACGAGCTCGCGAGCACGGCGGACGTGGACGAGGCCGTCGCCGCCGCCAAGCGGGCCTTCCCCGGCTGGTCCGGCGCCACCCCCGGGGAGCGCTCCGACGCGCTGCACCGGCTGGCCGCCGTGCTGGCCGAGCAGGCCGAGGACTTCGCGTACGCCGAGTCGCTCCAGTGCGGCAAGCCGATCAAGCTGTCCACGGAGTTCGACGTACCTGGGACGATCGACAACACCGCCTTCTTCGCGGGCGCCGCGCGCCACCTCCAGGGGCAGGCGGCCGCCGAGTACTCCGGCGACCACACCTCCTACGTACGCCGCGAGGCGATCGGGGTCGTCGGCTCCATCGCGCCCTGGAACTATCCGCTCCAGATGGCCGCCTGGAAGATCCTCCCGGCCATCGCGGCGGGCAACACCATCGTCCTCAAGCCCGCCGAGCTCACCCCGCTGACCTCCCTGATGTTCGCGCAGGCGGCCAAGGACGCGGGTCTGCCCGACGGCGTGATCAACATCGTCACCGGCGCCGGCCGGGAGGCGGGCGAGCACCTGGTCGGCCACCCGGACGTGGTCATGACCTCCTTCACCGGCTCCACGGCCGTCGGCAAGCGCGTCGCGGAGATCGCCACCGCCACCGTCAAGCGGCTCCACCTGGAGCTCGGCGGCAAGGCCCCCTTCCTGGTCTTCGACGACGCGGACCTGGAGGCCGCCGCACACGGCGCCGTCGCCGCCTCCCTCATCAACACCGGCCAGGACTGCACCGCGGCCACCCGCGCCTACGTCCAGCGCCCGCTGCACGACGCCTTCGTCGCCCGGGTCGCCGAGCTGATGGAGACCGTCCGCCTCGGCGACCCCTTCGCCGCCACGACCGACCTCGGCCCGCTCGTCTCGCACGCCCAGCGCGACCGGGTCGCCGGCTTCGTCGAGCGCGCCCGGGCGTACGCCACCGTCGTCTGCGGCGGCGAGGTCCCCGGCGGCGAACTCGCCGAGGGCGCCTACTTCCGGCCCACCCTGATCGCCGGCGCCGCCCAGGACAGCGAGGTCGTCCAGTCCGAGATCTTCGGCCCGGTCCTGGTCGTCCTGCCCTTCGACACCGACGACGAAGGCATCGCGCTGGCCAACGACACCCCGTACGGACTCGCCGCCTCCGCCTGGAGCCGCGACCTCTACCGGGCGAACCGCGCCACCCGCGAGATCAAAGCGGGCTGTGTCTGGATCAACGACCACATTCCGATCATCAGCGAGATGCCCCACGGCGGCTACAAGGCGAGCGGCTTCGGGAAGGACATGAGCGCCTACTCCTTCGAGGAGTACACGCAGGTCAAACACGTTATGTTCGATAACACCGCGGTCGCCGAGAAGGACTGGCACCGCACGATCTTCGGGGACCGCACCTAA
- a CDS encoding DUF4190 domain-containing protein, with amino-acid sequence MTDHSPEPRDPWAPPERPAVDPVKQQGTPGVSGAPSGPSTPSVHDQPTIAGMPGAEFPQASAPSPATHPMPIPGASPVTPPGSPAYGYPSQPAPGGYGYPVQPQAPASYGYPGYPGSTGYPAAYPGAQPNNGFGVTSLVLGILSVVGCVTSIFAVALGIAAVVFGALGRGKANRGEATNGGMALAGLILGAVGIVLGGLLLAIMGVGLLADLGELDDDSGYDSPYSNSQNHQRV; translated from the coding sequence ATGACCGACCACAGCCCCGAGCCGCGCGATCCGTGGGCACCGCCGGAGCGGCCGGCCGTCGATCCGGTGAAGCAGCAGGGCACGCCGGGCGTGTCGGGCGCGCCGTCCGGGCCGTCCACGCCGTCCGTGCACGACCAGCCGACCATCGCGGGGATGCCCGGCGCCGAGTTCCCGCAGGCCTCCGCGCCGTCGCCGGCGACGCACCCGATGCCGATACCCGGGGCCTCGCCGGTGACCCCGCCCGGGTCCCCGGCCTACGGGTATCCGTCCCAGCCCGCCCCCGGCGGTTACGGCTACCCGGTCCAGCCGCAGGCCCCGGCGTCCTACGGCTATCCCGGCTACCCGGGCTCCACCGGCTACCCGGCGGCCTACCCGGGAGCGCAGCCGAACAACGGCTTCGGCGTCACCTCGCTCGTCCTCGGCATCCTCTCGGTCGTCGGATGCGTCACCAGCATCTTCGCGGTCGCGCTCGGCATCGCCGCCGTCGTCTTCGGCGCCCTGGGCCGGGGCAAGGCGAACCGCGGTGAGGCCACGAACGGGGGCATGGCGCTGGCCGGTCTGATCCTGGGCGCGGTGGGCATCGTGCTGGGCGGCCTGCTGCTCGCGATCATGGGAGTCGGCCTGCTCGCCGACCTCGGTGAGCTCGACGACGACTCGGGCTACGACAGCCCGTACTCGAACTCGCAGAACCACCAGCGGGTCTGA
- a CDS encoding TROVE domain-containing protein → MARFNLRSSKTKSAKTAATSASAAAPSAAATSPVRTTGRRATGHQGGAGFVRDPRSELFLLAVANFVTQQTFYEGGQARDDRFAALVRRLAVEDPEWTAGLLAWLRGDGNMRTASLVGAAEYVRARLDASVTGGPSNRQVVDSVLRRADEPGELLAYWTATYGRNVPKPVKRGIADAVRRLYSGTSLLKYDTASKGFRFGDVLNLVHASPDPAKAWQGELFRYALDRRHHPETAEVPAGNRTLAAHRELMELPVTERRAVVTAPDGAERLAAAGMTWEALAGWLQGPMDAAAWEAVIPSMGVMALLRNLRNFDQAGVSDAVAAGVAAKISDPEVVARSRQFPFRYLAAYQHAPSLRWAYPLEQALGHSLANVPALPGRTLILVDRSGSMWSPLSDRSQLNRADAAAIFGTALALRAEHADLVQFGTGSKAVAYARGESVLKVLDRFENLGGTYTAEAIRQHFADHDRVLIVTDEQATYHYGGDPTALVPDTVAVYTWNLAGYRVGHAPAGSGNRHTFGGLTDAAFRMVSLIEGGRDADWPWAAA, encoded by the coding sequence ATGGCTCGTTTCAACCTGCGCTCGTCCAAGACCAAGTCCGCCAAGACCGCGGCCACTTCGGCCTCCGCTGCCGCTCCGTCCGCCGCGGCCACCTCACCCGTCCGGACCACCGGCCGGCGCGCCACTGGTCACCAGGGCGGCGCGGGCTTCGTCCGCGACCCGCGCTCCGAGCTGTTCCTGCTCGCCGTCGCCAACTTCGTGACGCAGCAGACCTTCTACGAGGGCGGCCAGGCCCGCGACGACCGGTTCGCGGCGCTCGTGCGACGGCTCGCCGTCGAGGATCCCGAGTGGACCGCCGGCCTGCTGGCCTGGCTCCGGGGCGACGGCAACATGCGCACTGCCTCACTCGTCGGCGCCGCCGAGTACGTCCGGGCGCGGCTCGACGCCTCGGTCACCGGGGGCCCGTCGAACCGGCAGGTCGTGGACTCCGTGCTGCGCCGCGCGGACGAGCCCGGTGAGCTGCTGGCGTACTGGACGGCGACGTACGGGCGGAACGTGCCCAAGCCCGTCAAGCGCGGAATCGCCGACGCCGTGCGCCGGCTCTACTCCGGCACCTCGCTGCTGAAGTACGACACCGCCTCCAAGGGCTTCCGCTTCGGCGACGTCCTCAATCTCGTGCACGCCTCCCCCGACCCGGCCAAGGCCTGGCAGGGCGAGCTGTTCCGGTACGCCCTCGACCGCCGGCACCACCCCGAGACCGCCGAGGTGCCGGCCGGCAACCGCACCCTGGCCGCGCACCGGGAGCTCATGGAGCTGCCCGTGACGGAGCGCCGGGCCGTGGTCACCGCCCCCGACGGGGCCGAGCGGCTGGCCGCGGCGGGCATGACGTGGGAGGCGCTGGCCGGGTGGCTGCAGGGCCCGATGGACGCGGCCGCCTGGGAGGCGGTCATCCCGTCCATGGGAGTGATGGCGCTGCTGCGGAACCTGCGCAACTTCGACCAGGCCGGGGTCTCGGACGCGGTGGCGGCGGGCGTCGCGGCGAAGATCTCCGACCCCGAGGTCGTGGCGCGGTCGCGGCAGTTCCCCTTCCGCTACCTCGCCGCCTACCAGCACGCGCCGTCGCTGCGCTGGGCGTATCCGCTGGAGCAGGCGCTCGGCCACTCGCTGGCCAACGTACCGGCCCTGCCGGGGCGGACGCTGATCCTGGTCGACCGGTCCGGGTCGATGTGGTCCCCGCTCTCGGACCGTTCGCAGCTCAACCGGGCGGACGCGGCGGCGATCTTCGGTACGGCGCTGGCGCTGCGGGCCGAGCACGCGGACCTCGTGCAGTTCGGCACCGGAAGCAAGGCGGTCGCGTACGCGCGCGGCGAGTCCGTGCTCAAGGTGCTGGACCGCTTCGAGAACCTGGGCGGCACCTACACCGCCGAGGCGATCCGGCAGCACTTCGCGGACCACGACCGGGTCCTGATCGTCACGGACGAGCAGGCCACCTACCACTACGGCGGCGACCCGACGGCGCTGGTGCCGGACACGGTCGCGGTCTACACCTGGAACCTGGCCGGGTACCGGGTCGGGCACGCGCCCGCCGGCTCCGGCAACCGGCACACCTTCGGCGGGCTGACCGACGCGGCCTTCCGCATGGTCTCCCTGATCGAGGGCGGCCGGGACGCCGACTGGCCGTGGGCCGCGGCGTAG
- a CDS encoding glycerophosphodiester phosphodiesterase, with product MGCMRTLTAVGHRGDPYRARENTLPSIRSAFARGADAVEIDVRLTRDGVPVLLHDETLQRLWGHDVRLDAVTAPQLGELAGGAVPTLRAALAAAGAGRLMIDLPGATPEGVRKVVDLVRECGARDRTYYCAGAHSMLAVRAADPGAEIALTWTSLSPPRRVLIDALAPAWLNYRFGLVSRELADALHRDGLLVSAWTTDTKRAMRRVIAAGVDSVTTNRLDALEDVRAEFGR from the coding sequence ATGGGGTGCATGCGTACCCTGACTGCCGTCGGCCACCGCGGCGATCCGTACCGTGCCCGTGAGAACACCCTTCCCTCCATCCGCTCCGCCTTCGCCCGCGGGGCGGACGCGGTCGAGATCGACGTACGGCTGACCCGCGACGGGGTGCCGGTGCTCCTCCACGACGAGACGCTCCAGCGGCTGTGGGGCCATGACGTGCGGCTCGACGCCGTCACGGCCCCGCAGCTGGGGGAGCTGGCCGGGGGCGCGGTCCCGACGCTGCGCGCGGCCCTGGCGGCCGCCGGCGCGGGCCGGCTGATGATCGACCTGCCGGGCGCGACGCCCGAGGGAGTACGCAAGGTCGTCGACCTGGTCCGCGAGTGCGGGGCGCGCGACCGTACGTACTACTGCGCGGGCGCGCACAGCATGCTCGCGGTACGCGCCGCCGATCCGGGCGCGGAGATCGCGCTGACCTGGACGTCCCTGTCCCCGCCGCGCCGGGTGCTGATCGACGCGCTGGCCCCGGCCTGGCTCAACTACCGCTTCGGGCTGGTCAGCCGCGAGCTGGCGGACGCCCTGCACCGGGACGGCCTTCTGGTCTCGGCCTGGACGACCGACACGAAGCGGGCGATGCGCCGGGTCATCGCGGCCGGGGTGGACTCCGTGACCACGAACCGGCTGGACGCGCTGGAGGACGTACGGGCCGAGTTCGGCCGGTGA
- a CDS encoding spermidine/putrescine ABC transporter substrate-binding protein produces the protein MEQFEPDRLSAAQLAAMRRSLTDGRGALTRRSLLRASGVGALTLGGLSSLTACGIPPAKREGGAAAASDDRSAQEKEINFSNWTEYMDTSDDEKSRPTLEEFTKRTGIKVKYTEDINDNVEFFGKIRPQLAAGQDTGRDLIVVTDWLAARIIRLGWAQRLDPSHLPHAYANLIPQFRSPDWDPGRAYSYPWTGIDTVIAYNSKATDGKKVDSVTQLLDDPSLKGRVGFLTEMRDTVGMTLLDQGKDPATFTTADYDEAIGRLQKGVDKKQIRRFTGNDYTSDLDKGDLAACLAWAGDVIQLQAGNPDIKYAIPAPGYISSSDNLLVPAHARHKANAEKLIDYYYELPVAAQLAAYISYVCPVEGVKDELAKIDPELADNPLIVPDKAMAAKAHAFRSLTPEEETAYEEKFAKLIGA, from the coding sequence ATGGAGCAGTTCGAGCCCGACCGCCTCTCGGCGGCGCAACTCGCCGCGATGCGGCGCAGCCTCACCGACGGCCGCGGCGCCCTCACCCGCCGTTCGCTGTTGCGCGCCTCCGGAGTCGGAGCGCTCACCCTCGGCGGTCTGTCCTCCCTGACCGCCTGCGGGATCCCGCCCGCCAAACGGGAGGGCGGCGCGGCTGCGGCCTCCGACGACCGCTCGGCCCAGGAGAAGGAGATCAACTTCTCCAACTGGACCGAGTACATGGACACCAGCGACGACGAGAAGTCCCGTCCGACGCTGGAGGAGTTCACCAAGCGCACCGGGATCAAGGTCAAGTACACCGAGGACATCAACGACAACGTCGAGTTCTTCGGCAAGATCCGCCCGCAGCTCGCGGCGGGCCAGGACACCGGCCGCGACCTCATCGTGGTCACCGACTGGCTCGCCGCCCGCATCATCCGGCTCGGCTGGGCGCAGAGGCTGGACCCCTCCCACCTCCCGCACGCCTACGCCAACCTGATCCCGCAGTTCCGCAGCCCCGACTGGGACCCGGGCCGCGCCTACAGCTACCCCTGGACCGGCATCGACACCGTCATCGCCTACAACTCCAAGGCCACCGACGGCAAGAAGGTCGACTCCGTCACGCAGCTGCTCGACGACCCCTCCCTCAAGGGCCGGGTCGGCTTCCTCACCGAGATGCGCGACACCGTCGGCATGACCCTGCTCGACCAGGGCAAGGACCCGGCGACCTTCACCACCGCCGACTACGACGAGGCCATCGGCCGGCTCCAGAAGGGCGTGGACAAGAAGCAGATCCGCCGCTTCACGGGCAACGACTACACCTCGGACCTCGACAAGGGCGACCTGGCGGCCTGCCTGGCCTGGGCCGGCGACGTCATCCAGCTCCAGGCCGGAAACCCTGACATCAAGTACGCCATCCCGGCCCCCGGCTACATCAGCTCCAGCGACAACCTGCTGGTGCCCGCGCACGCCCGGCACAAGGCCAACGCCGAGAAGCTCATCGACTACTACTACGAGCTCCCGGTCGCCGCCCAGCTGGCCGCCTACATCAGCTACGTCTGCCCCGTCGAGGGCGTCAAGGACGAGCTGGCCAAGATCGATCCCGAGCTCGCGGACAACCCCCTGATCGTGCCGGACAAGGCCATGGCGGCCAAGGCCCACGCGTTCCGCTCCCTCACCCCCGAGGAAGAGACCGCGTACGAAGAGAAGTTCGCCAAGCTCATCGGAGCCTGA
- a CDS encoding serine hydrolase, with the protein MNARARTLIAAALVLGIASGPTVAHAAPAPASASASASASATAGVAAAPVFTAPPDAVALRKALAGVGARSGEATAALVRVGGTSGGWRGSAGVADLRTGRGPIEDARFRAGSVTKTFTAAVVLQLAAEGRVDLDRPVQRYLPGLLPAGRGGFEPVSVRQLLNYTSGIPAGEGPGDSFEEQYAHRFDVVDPHTLIATAAAKGPEFRPGEKQHYLNIDYTILAVLIEKLTGTSYEQALSDRVLRPLGLRDTSIPARTQNRIPGPHHHGYQAVARPGGGTSLVDVTDWNSSSNWAAGDLISTTADLEKFTVALFSGKVVPKAQLEEMFTVPEVADFESGEEAVHTAGMKRFVLPDGTVAYGKTGSRYGYSTVIGGTRDLSRTLVYSVNSTDAKGADMNKVAFAIVTAAFTRPAATPGA; encoded by the coding sequence ATGAACGCTCGCGCACGCACACTGATCGCCGCCGCCCTGGTCCTGGGCATCGCGTCCGGGCCAACCGTCGCCCACGCGGCCCCGGCCCCGGCTTCGGCTTCGGCTTCGGCTTCGGCTTCGGCAACTGCGGGAGTCGCCGCCGCGCCCGTGTTCACGGCGCCGCCCGACGCGGTGGCGCTGCGGAAGGCGCTGGCCGGGGTCGGCGCGCGGAGCGGGGAGGCCACCGCCGCGCTGGTCCGGGTGGGCGGTACGAGCGGAGGCTGGCGGGGCAGCGCCGGCGTCGCGGACCTCCGTACGGGGCGCGGGCCCATCGAGGACGCCCGGTTCCGGGCCGGGTCGGTGACCAAGACCTTCACCGCGGCGGTGGTGCTGCAACTGGCGGCCGAGGGCCGGGTGGATCTGGACCGGCCGGTACAGCGGTACCTGCCGGGGCTGCTGCCCGCCGGCCGCGGGGGCTTCGAGCCCGTCAGCGTGCGGCAGTTGCTGAACTACACGAGCGGCATACCGGCGGGCGAGGGCCCCGGGGACTCGTTCGAGGAGCAGTACGCGCACCGCTTCGACGTGGTGGACCCGCACACGCTGATCGCCACCGCGGCGGCGAAGGGGCCCGAGTTCCGGCCGGGCGAGAAGCAGCACTACCTGAACATCGACTACACGATCCTGGCCGTACTGATCGAGAAGCTGACGGGCACGTCGTACGAACAGGCGCTGTCCGACCGGGTCCTGAGGCCGCTGGGGCTGCGGGACACCTCGATCCCGGCCCGCACCCAGAACCGGATACCGGGGCCGCACCACCACGGCTACCAGGCAGTGGCGCGGCCCGGGGGCGGCACCTCGCTGGTCGACGTCACCGACTGGAACTCCTCGTCCAACTGGGCCGCCGGGGACCTGATATCGACCACGGCGGACCTGGAGAAGTTCACCGTGGCCCTGTTCAGCGGGAAGGTCGTGCCGAAGGCTCAGCTGGAGGAGATGTTCACGGTGCCCGAGGTGGCGGACTTCGAGTCCGGGGAGGAGGCGGTGCACACCGCGGGCATGAAGCGGTTCGTGCTGCCGGACGGCACCGTGGCCTACGGCAAGACGGGCTCCCGGTACGGGTACAGCACCGTGATCGGCGGGACGCGGGACCTCTCGCGCACCCTCGTCTACTCGGTCAACTCCACGGACGCCAAGGGGGCGGACATGAACAAGGTGGCGTTCGCAATCGTCACAGCCGCCTTCACGAGGCCGGCAGCGACTCCAGGCGCTTGA
- a CDS encoding response regulator transcription factor: protein MTIRVVVADDQELVRSGFAMILDAQEDIEVVAEVGDGAAAVAAVRELDPDVALLDIRMPVLDGIEACRTISAHGACRTVMLTTFDSDEYVYEALHAGASGFLLKDVRRDDLVHAVRVVAAGESLLAPSVARRLIEEYTAATARPAAGSVLSPQRLEVLTARERETLLHLGRGLSNAEIAAALTVSEHTVKSHVGNVLSKLGLRDRIQAVICAYETGLISAGS from the coding sequence TTGACGATCCGTGTGGTGGTGGCCGATGACCAGGAGCTGGTGCGCAGCGGCTTCGCGATGATCCTGGACGCCCAGGAGGACATCGAGGTCGTCGCGGAGGTCGGTGACGGCGCGGCGGCGGTGGCCGCGGTGCGGGAGCTGGACCCGGACGTGGCGCTGCTGGACATCCGGATGCCGGTGCTCGACGGGATCGAGGCCTGCCGGACGATCTCGGCGCACGGCGCGTGCCGGACGGTGATGCTGACGACCTTCGACTCGGACGAGTACGTGTACGAGGCCCTGCACGCGGGGGCGAGCGGGTTCCTGCTGAAGGACGTGCGGCGGGACGATCTGGTGCACGCGGTACGGGTGGTGGCGGCGGGCGAGTCGCTGCTGGCGCCGTCGGTGGCGCGGCGGCTGATCGAGGAGTACACGGCGGCGACGGCGCGGCCGGCGGCGGGGTCCGTGCTTTCGCCGCAACGGCTGGAGGTGCTGACGGCGCGGGAGCGGGAAACGCTGCTGCATCTGGGGCGGGGGCTGTCGAACGCGGAGATCGCGGCGGCCTTGACGGTGAGCGAGCACACGGTGAAGTCCCATGTGGGGAACGTGCTGTCGAAGCTGGGGCTGCGGGACCGGATCCAGGCCGTGATCTGCGCGTACGAGACGGGGCTGATCTCGGCCGGGTCGTGA